A genome region from Anopheles stephensi strain Indian chromosome 2, UCI_ANSTEP_V1.0, whole genome shotgun sequence includes the following:
- the LOC118503843 gene encoding ufm1-specific protease 2 gives MVVKLRISSHVKKRICDPSFATASTGELYGTICDGVPTVIGFARVLKETNEESEEAVENVPTDTPSPIQRNLPSGLDLIGWVKTGPYQDPTDFLLKYGPDAFVTDYPVYVHYTGEPGAELQTFIFTNRMLQSVECVTFEDDFLYREYYLLRLQCTLTLVCEQTEKSVCENAFRLRKQLGSGSVAFTVPAAPGVLLSDYVVTGIDKEETVEMLYAMASAPPPEQDDGFGVVGGGRAKAKKPQISNRPPTGYRVIDFGLLIKKSKDDLDEKLRREACNVTIDRRNDDQTVKVPFQVDCLSMVHRTKKLDKCFDNMVESVDCSLGLIEAALLEQLRHQQRLYVSKCYHMLPKELGHFVTCVYPLDGELSEADSFLERQRANMHKQFLLKMTLPYFRKGNAYQFQPGKRLINPHESLSVPHPDGRTALVAGAYTYHHYMQDGFDDKGWGCAYRSLQTLVSWFNLQGYGSGKIPTHDDIQSCLVRIGDKQRNFIGSRQWIGSTEVSICLNDMVGIDSRIMFVTHGSEMGSRGMELLQHFQQEGTPIMIGGGVLAHTILGVSMNAELGETKFLILDPHYTGADELGPVLGKGWCGWKGEDFWDKAAHYNLCMPIRPKRL, from the exons ATGGTTGTAAAATTAAGGATATCGAGCCATGTAAAGAAG CGCATATGCGATCCATCGTTTGCGACGGCGAGCACGGGCGAATTGTACGGTACCATCTGCGACGGAGTGCCGACGGTGATAGGATTCGCACGCGTACTTAAAGAAACGAACGAAGAATCGGAAGAGGCGGTAGAAAATGTGCCCACCGACACACCGTCCCCGATTCAGCGCAACCTGCCGAGCGGGTTGGATCTTATCGGGTGGGTCAAAACTGGCCCTTACCAAGATCCAACCGACTTTCTGCTAAAGTACGGACCGGACGCATTTGTCACGGATTATCCTGTCTATGTACATTACACCGGAGAACCGGGGGCCGAGCTGCAGACGTTCATCTTCACGAACAGGATGCTGCAGTCGGTGGAATGTGTTACGTTCGAGGATGATTTCCTTTACCGGGAGTACTATCTGCTTCGCCTCCAGTGCACGCTAACGTTGGTGTGCGAGCAGACGGAAAAGTCGGTCTGTGAGAATGCGTTCCGGTTGCGCAAGCAGCTCGGTTCGGGCAGTGTGGCGTTCACCGTACCGGCGGCACCCGGCGTGCTGCTAAGCGACTACGTCGTCACGGGCATCGATAAGGAAGAGACGGTGGAGATGCTGTACGCAATGGCCTCGGCCCCGCCCCCGGAACAGGACGACGGTTTCGgggtggtcggtggtggtcgtGCGAAGGCGAAGAAACCACAGATTAGCAACCGACCGCCCACCGGCTACCGGGTAATCGATTTTGGGCTGTTGATTAAAAAGTCCAAGGACGATCTGGATGAGAAGCTTCGCCGGGAGGCGTGCAACGTAACGATCGATCGGCGCAATGACGACCAAACGGTGAAGGTACCGTTCCAGGTCGATTGTCTCAGCATGGTGCACCGCACGAAGAAGCTGGACAAATGCTTCGACAACATGGTGGAGAGCGTGGACTGTTCGCTGGGATTGATTGAAGCCGCACTGCTCGAGCAGCTACGGCACCAACAGCGGCTGTACGTGTCCAAGTGTTACCACATGCTGCCCAAAGAGCTCGGACACTTTGTGACCTGCGTGTATCCGCTGGACGGGGAGTTGAGCGAAGCGGACTCGTTTTTGGAGCGGCAGCGTGCCAACATGCACAAACAGTTTTTGCTCAAAATGACCCTGCCCTACTTCCGGAAAGGAAACGCGTACCAATTTCAGCCGGGCAAACGTTTGATCAACCCGCACGAGTCACTCAGCGTACCAC ACCCGGACGGTAGAACGGCGCTTGTGGCCGGGGCTTACACCTACCACCACTACATGCAGGACGGTTTCGACGATAAGGGCTGGGGATGTGCGTACCGATCGCTGCAGACGCTCGTCTCGTGGTTCAATCTGCAGGGTTACGGTTCCGGCAAGATTCCGACGCACGACGACATTCAATCGTGCCTGGTGCGCATCGGCGATAAGCAGCGCAACTTTATCGGATCCCGGCAGTGGATCGGTTCGACCGAGGTGTCCATCTGCCTGAACGATATGGTCGGTATCGATTCGCGCATCATGTTCGTGACGCACGGCAGTGAGATGGGGTCGCGCGGTATGGAGCTGCTGCAGCATTTCCAGCAGGAAGGCACACCGATCATGATCGGTGGCGGTGTGCTCGCCCACACCATACTCGGTGTGTCGATGAATGCTGAGCTGGGCGAAACGAAATTTCTGATCCTCGATCCACATTACACCGGGGCGGACGAGCTGGGCCCGGTCCTGGGGAAAGGATGGTGCGGATGGAAGGGGGAAGACTTCTGGGACAAAGCCGCACACTACAATCTGTGCATGCCGATCCGGCCCAAACGATTGTAA
- the LOC118503844 gene encoding uncharacterized protein LOC118503844, whose amino-acid sequence MVWCTVNNQICWWLVALMVAQCVVGPCEAKKCGVICRVRDPLTIGNSQMLKECLYEVYPVESTQNTDGSGFSMQTVDDRRNRLFSLYGGPSSCEYFGTMIQTAKGRDTLVETIRRQLQKSGFKGLDLQCDPVQARVTQQAYAEFMEQLRSYLGNTYVIMVTLSSCQLESGLVKTLNHVADFVTINHGGQPSMLTNALMYGLARHRVLLATPYPTTISCPLNNDYSLNEMLSQVEQHNLFGAVVQLDRDDVNNVCGEGPFPVFRKVLDRLCSNAECNFSGFVRDTRDCGQYYSCDNGCKTTHHCPVGHSFDLCKSRCQPILQVNCNSTTCVVSGNLPNGMTPIRYPIPFPNPNPDCSMGGGGNNGGGNNGVGNNGGGNNGGANNQTTDCCCDVLRNLTTFFNVTREFSQLFLLLNETGLDNTVGVIRRAIPEILDLLGNIVDPLNVLLDTLLNGQQLMNNTLVGMAGVSGQTNILSQLLAFVINLLNNVLGNVPVGGSGAGSPPST is encoded by the exons atgGTGTGGTGTACAGTTAACAATCAGATctgctggtggttggtggcgTTAATGGTGGCACAGTGCGTCGTAGGACCCTGCGAGGCGAAAAAGTGTGGTGTGATATGTCGTGTGCGTGATCCACTGACGATCGGTAACAGTCAAATGCTGAAGGAGTGCTTGTACGAGGTATATCCGGTCGAGAGCACACAGAACACGGACGGTAGCGGGTTCAGCATGCAGACGGTTGATGATCGCCGGAATCGCCTGTTCTCGCTGTACGGTGGTCCGAGCTCGTGCGAGTACTTCGGCACCATGATCCAGACGGCGAAGGGACGCGACACACTGGTCGAGACGATCCGCCGGCAGTTGCAGAAGAGCGGGTTCAAGGGATTGGATCTGCAGTGCGATCCGGTGCAGGCTCGAGTCACACAGCAGGCGTACGCGGAGTTCATGGAGCAGTTGCGCAGCTACCTGGGCAACACCTACGTGATTATGGTGACGTTGAGCAGCTGCCAGCTGGAATCGGGACTGGTGAAAACGCTCAACCATGTAGCCGACTTTGTCACGATCAATCATGGCGGACAG CCTTCCATGTTGACGAACGCACTGATGTACGGTTTGGCCAGACACCGTGTACTGTTGGCGACGCCCTATCCAACCACCATCAGCTGTCCGCTGAACAACGATTACTCGCTGAACGAGATGTTGAGTCAGGTCGAGCAGCACAACCTGTTCGGAGCGGTCGTTCAGCTGGATCGTGACGACGTGAACAATGTGTGCGGAGAAGGTCCTTTCCCGGTGTTCCGCAAGGTGTTGGATCGTCTGTGCTCGAATGCCGAATGCAACTTTAGCGGGTTCGTACGAGATACACGCGACTGTGGTCAGTACTACAGCTGTGATAATGGATG CAAAACGACACACCATTGCCCAGTCGGACACTCGTTCGATCTGTGTAAGAGCAGATGTCAGCCAATCCTGCAGGTGAACTGTAACAGTACCACGTGTGTCGTCAGTGGCAACCTGCCCAATGGTATGACGCCCATACGTTACCCGATTCCTTTCCCCAACCCCAACCCGGACTGTTCGATGGGAGGCGGTGGTAACAACGGTGGCGGCAACAACGGTGTCGGCAACAACGGTGGCGGCAACAATGGTGGCGCCAATAATCAAACGACTGACTGCTGCTGCGATGTGCTGCGGAATCTGACAACCTTCTTCAACGTGACGCGTGAATTTTCACAGCTGTTCTTGCTGCTCAACGAAACCGGGTTGGACAATACGGTTGGCGTGATACGTCGAGCAATTCCGGAAATTCTCGATCTGCTTGGCAACATTGTCGATCCGCTCAATGTGCTGCTAGATACATTGTTGAACGGACAGCAGCTGATGAACAACACGCTGGTTGGCATGGCCGGCGTAAGCGGCCAAACCAATATTCTAAGCCAATTGCTAGCATTCGTTATCAATCTGCTCAATAATGTACTCGGTAATGTACCAGTTGGAGGAAGTGGTGCTGGTAGTCCCCCTAGCACATAG
- the LOC118503845 gene encoding uncharacterized protein LOC118503845 has protein sequence MVWCLVKNQICWALVALMVAQCVVGPCEAKKCGVICRVRDPLTIGNSQMLKECLYEVYPVESTQNTDGSGFSMHTVDDRRNRLFSLYGGPSSCEYFGTMIQTAKGRDTLVETIRRQLQKSGFKGLDLQCDPVQARVTQQAYAEFMEQLRSYLGNTYVIMVTLSSCQLESGLVKTLNHVADFVTINHGGQPSMLTNALMYGLARHRVLLATPYPTTISCPLNNDYSLNEMLSQVEQHNLFGAVVQLDRDDVNNVCGEGPFPVFRKVLDRLCSNAECNFSGFVRDTRDCGQYYSCDNGCKTTHHCPVGHSFDLCKSSCEPFLKVDCNSTTCSVSGGLPNGFVPIPYPVPFPIANLNCSIFDNGGGNNGGGNNGGGNNGGGNNQTSDCCCDVLRNITLILTGTADFNELEKLLFQIKADGTIGVLREALVNVTPLLANFVEALNNLLSLVLNGQQAMNNTMGGLNQMGEKTNLIKALLDAIANIVNNVVSLLGGSGGGGGLTGGLAGGLLGGLTGGLGGSASGVASVPGVATATGMLSGGLGI, from the exons atgGTGTGGTGTTTAGTTAAGAATCAGATATGCTGGGCGTTGGTGGCGTTAATGGTGGCACAGTGCGTCGTAGGACCCTGCGAGGCGAAAAAGTGTGGTGTGATATGTCGTGTGCGTGATCCACTGACGATCGGTAACAGTCAAATGCTGAAAGAGTGCTTGTACGAGGTGTATCCGGTCGAGAGCACTCAGAACACGGACGGTAGCGGGTTCAGCATGCACACGGTTGATGATCGCCGGAATCGCTTGTTCTCGCTGTACGGTGGTCCGAGCTCGTGCGAGTACTTCGGCACCATGATCCAGACGGCGAAGGGACGCGACACACTGGTCGAGACGATCCGCCGGCAGTTGCAGAAGAGCGGGTTCAAGGGATTGGATCTGCAGTGCGATCCGGTGCAGGCCCGAGTCACACAGCAGGCGTACGCGGAGTTCATGGAGCAGTTGCGCAGCTACCTGGGCAACACCTACGTGATCATGGTGACGTTGAGCAGCTGCCAGCTGGAATCGGGACTGGTGAAAACGCTCAACCATGTAGCCGACTTTGTCACGATCAATCATGGCGGACAG CCTTCCATGTTGACGAACGCACTGATGTACGGTTTGGCCAGACATCGTGTACTGTTGGCGACGCCCTATCCAACCACCATCAGCTGTCCGCTGAACAACGATTACTCGCTGAACGAGATGTTGAGTCAGGTCGAGCAGCACAACCTGTTCGGAGCGGTCGTTCAGCTGGATCGTGACGACGTGAACAATGTGTGCGGAGAAGGTCCTTTCCCGGTGTTCCGCAAGGTGTTGGATCGTCTGTGCTCGAATGCCGAATGCAACTTTAGCGGGTTCGTACGAGATACACGCGACTGTGGTCAGTACTACAGCTGTGATAATGGATG CAAAACGACACACCATTGCCCAGTCGGACACTCGTTCGATCTGTGTAAGAGCAGTTGTGAACCATTCCTGAAGGTGGACTGCAACAGCACGACGTGCTCGGTGAGCGGAGGACTGCCGAATGGATTCGTACCGATCCCCTACCCAGTACCGTTCCCGATCGCAAACCTTAACTGTTCGATCTTTGACAACGGTGGCGGCAACAACGGTGGCGGCAACAACGGTGGCGGCAACAATGGTGGCGGCAATAATCAAACGTCCGACTGTTGCTGTGATGTGCTGCGGAACATAACGCTCATACTAACCGGTACTGCTGATTTTAATGAGTTGGAAAAGTTACTCTTTCAAATTAAGGCAGACGGTACGATTGGCGTGTTACGGGAGGCATTGGTGAACGTGACGCCACTGCTCGCCAACTTTGTGGAAGCACTGAACAATCTGCTGTCGCTGGTGCTGAACGGGCAGCAAGCGATGAACAACACGATGGGCGGGTTGAACCAAATGGGGGAGAAAACCAACCTGATCAAGGCACTGCTCGATGCAATCGCGAATATTGTGAACAATGTTGTGAGCTTGCtgggtggtagtggtggtggtggtggtcttaCAGGTGGTCTTGCAGGTGGTCTTCTCGGAGGACTTACCGGCGGTTTGGGAGGGTCCGCGTCTGGTGTCGCATCAGTTCCAGGAGTAGCTACTGCTACAGGAATGCTAAGCGGTGGCCTGGGGATATAG
- the LOC118503846 gene encoding uncharacterized protein LOC118503846 has translation MFDCFCLWPPFQATEADKNVPFETFPNQRVLPVAASYAAGFLHQLYGYRVRYAPYLRRYALLINVIETILSLYALLTQAGWDHRLEWRPLVHTPKYLRINFALVVSLLTVYSNLAAIVGLLTPNRPFLLWPYICLHLGTFVLELLYLVGERRTVALLPTVAHLRKFDLNVCQNETDQWWWSPLMVLLVGFHLSIVIAVAT, from the exons ATGTTTGACTGTTTTTGTCTTTGGCCACCGTTTCAGGCAACCGAAGCGGACAAAAACGTGCCATTTGAAACTTTTCCCAATCAACGGGTGCTGCCAGTGGCGGCATCGTACGCTGCCGGATTCCTGCACCAGCTGTACGGCTACCGGGTGCGGTATGCACCGTACCTACGCCGGTACGCCCTGCTGATCAACGTCATCGAAACG ATCCTGTCACTGTATGCACTGCTGACACAGGCCGGCTGGGACCATCGGCTCGAATGGCGTCCGCTGGTGCACACGCCAAAGTATTTGCGAATCAATTTTGCCCTGGTCGTGTCGCTGCTAACCGTCTACTCGAATCTGGCAGCGATCGTTGGTTTGCTCACG CCAAACCGTCCATTTCTCCTGTGGCCATACATTTGCCTCCATTTGGGCACGTTTGTGCTCGAGCTGCTGTACCTGGTCGGTGAACGGCGAACCGTCGCGCTATTGCCTACGGTAGCTCACTTACGGAAGTTTGACCTAAATGTTTGCCAAAACGAAACGGACCAATGGTGGTGGTCCCCATTGATGGTTTTGCTGGTCGGGTTCCATCTATCGATAGTTATCGCTGTTGCTACGTGA